A DNA window from Prochlorococcus marinus str. GP2 contains the following coding sequences:
- a CDS encoding alternative oxidase, which translates to MKKFNSLILNSTVNFLDFIYSGRSLQRFWVLEVIARSPYFAFLSVLHFKESLGIKNEKTMILMKEHFYQAINETEHLKEMEKRGGDRFWIDRFFARHLVLVYYWIMVFYYFFSPANAYDVNIKIEEHAFETYSKYLIHNPNDQKIKEIAQDELNHVQELNEALSMLTTV; encoded by the coding sequence ATGAAGAAATTCAATTCTTTGATTTTGAATAGTACAGTTAACTTCTTAGACTTTATATACTCTGGTAGATCTTTGCAGAGATTTTGGGTTTTAGAAGTAATAGCTAGATCACCTTATTTTGCATTTCTTTCAGTTCTTCATTTTAAAGAATCCCTTGGAATTAAAAATGAAAAAACAATGATTTTAATGAAAGAACATTTTTATCAAGCTATTAACGAAACTGAGCATCTTAAAGAAATGGAAAAAAGAGGAGGAGATAGGTTCTGGATTGATAGATTTTTTGCGAGACACCTTGTGCTTGTCTATTACTGGATCATGGTTTTTTATTATTTTTTCTCTCCAGCTAATGCTTATGATGTCAACATAAAAATCGAAGAGCATGCATTTGAAACTTATTCCAAATATTTAATACATAATCCAAATGATCAAAAAATAAAAGAAATTGCTCAAGATGAATTAAATCATGTCCAAGAACTTAACGAAGCTTTGTCAATGCTTACTACAGTTTAG